From the genome of Candidatus Poribacteria bacterium:
GCTAGAAATTGATGAAATCGTCCCCGATCAGGATACGCACGTTGTCGCGCATTGTGGCGGTAACACCCGAGGTTCGCTCTCCGCACACACCTTGCAGATCATGGGATACAAGAACGCTTCCGTATTGACGGGCGGATTCCGAGGCTGGAAAGCGGCGGGTCTACCCACTGAAAAAGGGGATGAGGCAGATAAACAGTAGCAGAGCCGCCCCGCATATCTTACCATAAGCCATTTTTT
Proteins encoded in this window:
- a CDS encoding sulfurtransferase: MHGKTLEQLVAEAQAQIGHTSAETLKTAIDNNESIVILDVRDKEQYAAEHLPGAISLPRAAIELEIDEIVPDQDTHVVAHCGGNTRGSLSAHTLQIMGYKNASVLTGGFRGWKAAGLPTEKGDEADKQ